Proteins from a single region of Campylobacter sp. RM16704:
- the hisC gene encoding histidinol-phosphate transaminase, with protein MKFNPFLEAIKTYESGKDMDLIAKEFGLKEVIKLASNENPYGTSLKAKDAIANNAHLAHLYPDDTMSELKQALVQKYDILNENLIIGSGSDQIIEYIVHAKLDHSKAYLQCGVSFAMYEIYAKQLGAKVYKTLSITHDLNQLYELYQKHKNEIKVIFLCLPNNPLGECLDVKDVYDFLEKIDEDCLVAIDGAYNEFASFKDSKKHINPKELIDKYANAVYLGTFSKLYGLGGMRVGYGIASKEIISTFYKLRAPFNVTNLSLKAAVAALSDKDFIQRTLENNFSQMKIYEEFAEKHQIKYIPSYTNFITYFFDEKNSADLSEKLLKNGIIIRNLQSYGLNAVRISIGTAYENSRFFEEFSKIF; from the coding sequence TTGGTTTAAAAGAAGTCATTAAATTAGCAAGCAATGAAAATCCATATGGAACAAGCCTTAAAGCTAAAGATGCTATTGCAAATAATGCACATTTAGCTCATTTATATCCTGATGATACTATGAGTGAATTAAAGCAAGCTTTGGTACAAAAATATGATATTTTAAATGAAAATCTCATCATAGGAAGTGGAAGTGATCAAATTATTGAATATATTGTACATGCAAAGCTTGATCATTCTAAGGCTTATTTACAATGTGGAGTTAGTTTTGCAATGTATGAGATTTATGCAAAACAACTTGGAGCTAAAGTTTATAAAACTTTAAGCATAACCCATGATTTAAATCAACTTTATGAGCTTTATCAAAAACATAAAAATGAAATAAAAGTGATTTTTTTATGTTTACCAAATAATCCTTTAGGAGAGTGCTTAGATGTAAAGGATGTTTATGATTTCTTAGAAAAAATTGATGAGGATTGCTTGGTAGCTATTGATGGAGCATATAATGAATTTGCATCATTTAAAGATAGTAAAAAACATATTAACCCAAAAGAATTAATTGATAAATATGCAAATGCAGTGTATTTGGGAACTTTTTCTAAACTTTATGGTTTAGGTGGTATGAGAGTGGGCTATGGTATTGCTTCTAAAGAAATTATTAGTACTTTTTATAAATTACGAGCTCCTTTTAATGTGACAAATTTAAGTTTAAAAGCAGCTGTTGCAGCTTTAAGTGATAAGGATTTTATACAAAGAACTTTAGAAAATAATTTTTCACAAATGAAAATTTATGAAGAATTTGCAGAAAAACATCAAATAAAATATATTCCAAGTTATACAAATTTTATCACTTATTTTTTTGATGAAAAAAATAGTGCAGATTTATCTGAAAAATTGCTTAAAAACGGTATAATAATAAGAAATTTACAAAGTTATGGTTTAAATGCTGTACGTATAAGCATAGGTACGGCATATGAAAATTCAAGGTTTTTCGAAGAGTTTTCTAAAATTTTTTAA